A part of Bufo bufo chromosome 7, aBufBuf1.1, whole genome shotgun sequence genomic DNA contains:
- the CDIPT gene encoding CDP-diacylglycerol--inositol 3-phosphatidyltransferase isoform X1 has translation MAEENIFLFVPNLIGYARILFAFVAFFFMPSSPLVASTFYLLSGLLDAFDGHAARALNQGTKFGAMLDMLTDRCATMCLLVNLSLLYPSYTLLFQLSMSLDIASHWLHLHSSILNGSDSHKTIDLSGNPVLRLYYTSRPVLFLMCAGNELFYCMLYLLHFTEGPAGGRCSLVLFFRGCRDISGLRPGTTAPGGGPLRCYECFHQYRWKRSLLERRELQSFHLRSFRLEQGSIL, from the exons GTTATGCCCGGATACTTTTTGCCTTTGTTGCTTTCTTTTTCATGCCGAGCTCCCCCCTGGTGGCGTCCACCTTCTACCTGCTCAGCGGCCTCCTGGACGCCTTTGATGGACATGCAGCACGAGCACTTAACCAAG GCACCAAGTTTGGAGCCATGCTGGACATGCTGACCGACCGCTGTGCCACCATGTGTCTCCTGGTCAATCTGTCCCTGCTGTACCCATCGTACACCCTGCTATTCCAGCTGAGCATGAGCCTGGACAttgccagtcactggctgcaccTCCACAG ctcaATCCTGAATGGCAGCGACAGCCACAAGACTATCGACCTGTCGGGGAACCCTGTGCTGCGGCTGTATTACACCTCCCGG CCTGTCCTGTTCCTCATGTGTGCCGGGAATGAACTCTTCTACTGCATGTTGTACCTGCTGCACTTCACCGAGGGACCAGCAGGTGGGCGCTGTTCTCTGGTTTTATTTTTCAGGGGGTGCAGAGATATAAGTGGGctcag gccggggacaactgctcctggggggggcccactgcgctgctatgagtgcttccatcaatacagatggaagcgctcattgctggagcgcagggagctgcagtCCTTCCACTTACGCAGCTTCAGACTGGAGCAAGGGAGCATCCtctga